A genome region from Arachis duranensis cultivar V14167 chromosome 6, aradu.V14167.gnm2.J7QH, whole genome shotgun sequence includes the following:
- the LOC107495516 gene encoding uncharacterized protein LOC107495516 isoform X2: MGKGKIRCTLWEDFATKLVKHIEEQPTSEYILIIQFAKFNLFKGAMGISNTNHNSILYINADFQEVKDFRKSVIMAAVPCANQLSQIAADPAYSIEDDLINNSIYKPISELKASIEGAAKFLGISASDLRLAQLTRGGVNEEYPIDLNSFRGKKFLFKVSVKMEDINSFQPCKVIVMKLTDEISLITKFLGKHDVYQPNLALEHSELLSLQTASTDTPKGASSPSVEALVDNSNDAFLTPKRNIISGGWSKQLIDLYPDSANGSSSKCRSSKMAFPALIKSTKISLDRFSIKIYGGLMIKLKYHSIFPSINVAYNYGFVLCPLMK, translated from the exons AT GGGAAAAGGCAAGATTAGGTGTACACTTTGGGAGGATTTTGCAACTAAGTTGGTCAAGCACATTGAAGAGCAGCCAACATCAGAGTACATCCTCATTATACAGTTCGCTAAGTTCAACCTCTTTAAAG GTGCAATGGGCATATCAAATACCAATCATAACTCAATTCTCTACATCAATGCGGACTTCCAAGAGGTTAAGGATTTTCGCAAGAG TGTCATCATGGCTGCGGTTCCATGTGCAAACCAACTATCCCAAATTGCTGCAGATCCAGCATACTCTATAGAGGATGATCTCATCAACAACTCCATTTACAAACCCATTTCTGAACTCAAGGCATCTATTGAG GGAGCGGCCAAATTTCTTGGAATCTCTGCCTCTGACCTGCGGCTTGCACAGCTAACCAGG GGTGGAGTAAATGAGGAATACCCGATAGACCTCAATTCCTTTAGGGGTAAGAAATTCCTTTTCAAGGTTTCCGTCAAGATGGAAGATATAAATTCTTTCCAGCCTTGCAAGGTCATTGTGATGAAGCTGACGGATGAGATATCtcttataacaaaatttttaggAAAGCATGATGTATACCAG CCAAACCTTGCATTGGAACACTCAGAACTGTTGAGCCTGCAAACTGCTTCCACCGACACGCCAAAG GGCGCGAGTTCTCCTTCTGTTGAGGCTTTGGTGGACAACTCTAACGATGCTTTCTTGACCCCCAAGAGAAACATTATTAGTGGTGGATGGTCTAAGCAACTCATTGATCTTTATCCAGACTCTGCTAATGGATCATCATCGAAGTGTAGAAGCTCGAAGATGGCATTCCCAGCGTTGATAAAGTCTACCAAGATTAGTCTGGATAGAttctcaatcaaaatatatGGTGGACTAATGATCAAGCTCAAGTATCATAGTATATTTCCCAGTATCAATGTTGCGTATAATTATGGTTTCGTGTTGTGTCCTTTAATGAAGTGA
- the LOC107495516 gene encoding uncharacterized protein LOC107495516 isoform X3, translating into MGKGKIRCTLWEDFATKLVKHIEEQPTSEYILIIQFAKFNLFKGAMGISNTNHNSILYINADFQEVKDFRKSVIMAAVPCANQLSQIAADPAYSIEDDLINNSIYKPISELKASIENGWWYKSCKHCFHSLREAEDSYYCAKCATYPTTHTPRYSINMKVANDTDTAAFLLYDKGAAKFLGISASDLRLAQLTRPNLALEHSELLSLQTASTDTPKGASSPSVEALVDNSNDAFLTPKRNIISGGWSKQLIDLYPDSANGSSSKCRSSKMAFPALIKSTKISLDRFSIKIYGGLMIKLKYHSIFPSINVAYNYGFVLCPLMK; encoded by the exons AT GGGAAAAGGCAAGATTAGGTGTACACTTTGGGAGGATTTTGCAACTAAGTTGGTCAAGCACATTGAAGAGCAGCCAACATCAGAGTACATCCTCATTATACAGTTCGCTAAGTTCAACCTCTTTAAAG GTGCAATGGGCATATCAAATACCAATCATAACTCAATTCTCTACATCAATGCGGACTTCCAAGAGGTTAAGGATTTTCGCAAGAG TGTCATCATGGCTGCGGTTCCATGTGCAAACCAACTATCCCAAATTGCTGCAGATCCAGCATACTCTATAGAGGATGATCTCATCAACAACTCCATTTACAAACCCATTTCTGAACTCAAGGCATCTATTGAG AACGGTTGGTGGTATAAAAGTTGTAAGCATTGCTTTCATTCACTAAGGGAGGCTGAGGATTCCTACTATTGTGCCAAGTGTGCCACCTATCCAACCACTCACACACCTAG GTATAGCATTAATATGAAGGTTGCTAATGATACTGATACAGCTGCATTCCTTCTTTATGACAAGGGAGCGGCCAAATTTCTTGGAATCTCTGCCTCTGACCTGCGGCTTGCACAGCTAACCAGG CCAAACCTTGCATTGGAACACTCAGAACTGTTGAGCCTGCAAACTGCTTCCACCGACACGCCAAAG GGCGCGAGTTCTCCTTCTGTTGAGGCTTTGGTGGACAACTCTAACGATGCTTTCTTGACCCCCAAGAGAAACATTATTAGTGGTGGATGGTCTAAGCAACTCATTGATCTTTATCCAGACTCTGCTAATGGATCATCATCGAAGTGTAGAAGCTCGAAGATGGCATTCCCAGCGTTGATAAAGTCTACCAAGATTAGTCTGGATAGAttctcaatcaaaatatatGGTGGACTAATGATCAAGCTCAAGTATCATAGTATATTTCCCAGTATCAATGTTGCGTATAATTATGGTTTCGTGTTGTGTCCTTTAATGAAGTGA
- the LOC107495516 gene encoding uncharacterized protein LOC107495516 isoform X1 — protein sequence MGKGKIRCTLWEDFATKLVKHIEEQPTSEYILIIQFAKFNLFKGAMGISNTNHNSILYINADFQEVKDFRKSVIMAAVPCANQLSQIAADPAYSIEDDLINNSIYKPISELKASIENGWWYKSCKHCFHSLREAEDSYYCAKCATYPTTHTPRYSINMKVANDTDTAAFLLYDKGAAKFLGISASDLRLAQLTRGGVNEEYPIDLNSFRGKKFLFKVSVKMEDINSFQPCKVIVMKLTDEISLITKFLGKHDVYQPNLALEHSELLSLQTASTDTPKGASSPSVEALVDNSNDAFLTPKRNIISGGWSKQLIDLYPDSANGSSSKCRSSKMAFPALIKSTKISLDRFSIKIYGGLMIKLKYHSIFPSINVAYNYGFVLCPLMK from the exons AT GGGAAAAGGCAAGATTAGGTGTACACTTTGGGAGGATTTTGCAACTAAGTTGGTCAAGCACATTGAAGAGCAGCCAACATCAGAGTACATCCTCATTATACAGTTCGCTAAGTTCAACCTCTTTAAAG GTGCAATGGGCATATCAAATACCAATCATAACTCAATTCTCTACATCAATGCGGACTTCCAAGAGGTTAAGGATTTTCGCAAGAG TGTCATCATGGCTGCGGTTCCATGTGCAAACCAACTATCCCAAATTGCTGCAGATCCAGCATACTCTATAGAGGATGATCTCATCAACAACTCCATTTACAAACCCATTTCTGAACTCAAGGCATCTATTGAG AACGGTTGGTGGTATAAAAGTTGTAAGCATTGCTTTCATTCACTAAGGGAGGCTGAGGATTCCTACTATTGTGCCAAGTGTGCCACCTATCCAACCACTCACACACCTAG GTATAGCATTAATATGAAGGTTGCTAATGATACTGATACAGCTGCATTCCTTCTTTATGACAAGGGAGCGGCCAAATTTCTTGGAATCTCTGCCTCTGACCTGCGGCTTGCACAGCTAACCAGG GGTGGAGTAAATGAGGAATACCCGATAGACCTCAATTCCTTTAGGGGTAAGAAATTCCTTTTCAAGGTTTCCGTCAAGATGGAAGATATAAATTCTTTCCAGCCTTGCAAGGTCATTGTGATGAAGCTGACGGATGAGATATCtcttataacaaaatttttaggAAAGCATGATGTATACCAG CCAAACCTTGCATTGGAACACTCAGAACTGTTGAGCCTGCAAACTGCTTCCACCGACACGCCAAAG GGCGCGAGTTCTCCTTCTGTTGAGGCTTTGGTGGACAACTCTAACGATGCTTTCTTGACCCCCAAGAGAAACATTATTAGTGGTGGATGGTCTAAGCAACTCATTGATCTTTATCCAGACTCTGCTAATGGATCATCATCGAAGTGTAGAAGCTCGAAGATGGCATTCCCAGCGTTGATAAAGTCTACCAAGATTAGTCTGGATAGAttctcaatcaaaatatatGGTGGACTAATGATCAAGCTCAAGTATCATAGTATATTTCCCAGTATCAATGTTGCGTATAATTATGGTTTCGTGTTGTGTCCTTTAATGAAGTGA